One genomic segment of Vibrio penaeicida includes these proteins:
- a CDS encoding LacI family DNA-binding transcriptional regulator gives MTRKKKESTVYDVARHAGVSVSTVSRFLNRSSYVSEQKSANIEAALKATGYKPNVQMTLGSGKRSMTIGVLVQNPESPHTNRMLINMESTLMAHGYSLVIASGHWNNSQELHALDYLAQSHVDGVIIFTGSLTEMQILEFSDATPVVAVGYHVNGNNVLSLSIDNELGGYMATLHLLQQGHVAIAHIKGHSNQPDSRSRFLGYKKALDEAGIKAGKSLVKQGDFSSESGYEKTLELIDSNTHFTALFAANDQTAYGAIKALHDRNMKVPEDVSVIGFDDLPTSLFFTPALTTLRQPIEELGAVCADALLKLMSGENHQTRMPPIELIVRQSTKSPFR, from the coding sequence ATGACGAGAAAGAAAAAAGAATCCACCGTATATGATGTCGCCCGCCACGCTGGGGTTTCAGTTAGTACCGTGTCGCGTTTTTTAAACCGAAGCAGTTATGTTTCAGAACAAAAAAGTGCCAACATCGAAGCCGCTCTGAAAGCGACGGGCTACAAGCCTAACGTTCAGATGACGCTTGGCTCTGGAAAGCGCTCAATGACCATTGGGGTTCTGGTCCAAAACCCAGAAAGCCCCCATACCAATCGAATGTTGATCAACATGGAAAGCACGTTGATGGCACATGGCTACTCATTGGTCATTGCTTCCGGTCATTGGAATAACAGCCAAGAACTGCACGCGCTGGATTACCTCGCTCAAAGCCATGTTGATGGCGTCATCATATTTACGGGTAGCTTAACCGAGATGCAAATTCTTGAGTTCAGTGATGCTACGCCAGTCGTTGCGGTGGGCTATCACGTCAACGGGAACAACGTCCTTTCTTTATCGATAGACAATGAGCTTGGCGGATACATGGCAACGTTACACCTTCTGCAACAAGGACATGTTGCAATAGCGCACATCAAAGGGCATTCCAATCAACCAGACTCTCGGTCGCGCTTTTTAGGGTATAAAAAGGCTCTAGATGAAGCCGGTATCAAGGCAGGGAAATCATTGGTAAAACAAGGCGATTTTAGTTCAGAGTCGGGGTATGAGAAAACGCTGGAGTTGATCGACTCAAATACACACTTTACAGCGCTGTTTGCAGCCAATGACCAAACTGCATACGGTGCAATAAAAGCGCTGCATGATCGAAACATGAAAGTGCCAGAAGATGTCTCTGTTATAGGTTTTGACGATCTTCCAACGTCACTTTTTTTCACGCCAGCATTAACCACGCTTCGTCAACCCATCGAAGAGCTGGGTGCCGTATGCGCCGACGCATTACTCAAGTTGATGTCTGGTGAAAACCACCAAACGCGAATGCCCCCTATTGAATTGATTGTTCGCCAATCCACCAAATCTCCATTTCGATAA
- a CDS encoding alpha/beta hydrolase family protein, producing MSELKPVLLSLLTVMFSMTAQAEQAQTLPRSDSSNIHYYLSIENEKPSDTLLVLIQGSDCNSVTKVEMIKEGLPTVAPDADLLTVEKYGITQALSYDEDPERTDCPENFVQKDSISQRVDDHLKVISHVRSQHRYKNVYAVGGSEGALVANFLAQYPETVSKVVAFNGGGARFIDDLEHAIKSEITDKKTYTEVMQEVQEFTQYVLNSEPVEFNVSGHGFAWWREILELNQTDVLRKTQVPVLLVQAEKDSSVSVKSALEQFNLLKKEGKSNIEYLSLAGLDHAFNDKDGQSQVPTVIKDVQHWLESDKPK from the coding sequence ATGAGTGAACTTAAACCCGTTCTTCTTAGCCTGTTAACAGTCATGTTTTCAATGACTGCGCAAGCGGAACAAGCCCAAACTTTGCCTCGTTCCGATAGCAGTAATATTCATTACTATTTATCCATTGAAAATGAAAAACCCTCCGACACCTTGCTGGTTCTTATTCAAGGTTCTGATTGTAATAGTGTTACCAAAGTTGAAATGATTAAAGAGGGTCTACCAACAGTTGCACCCGATGCCGATCTTTTAACAGTCGAGAAATACGGTATTACTCAGGCGCTTTCCTACGACGAAGATCCTGAGCGAACAGACTGCCCAGAAAATTTTGTTCAAAAAGACAGCATTAGTCAGAGGGTTGATGACCACCTCAAAGTTATCTCTCACGTCCGATCTCAACATCGCTATAAAAACGTTTATGCCGTCGGTGGCAGTGAAGGAGCGCTTGTCGCGAACTTCCTTGCGCAATACCCAGAAACCGTTTCCAAAGTAGTGGCTTTTAATGGCGGTGGCGCGCGTTTTATCGACGATCTTGAACATGCAATAAAGTCGGAGATAACGGATAAAAAAACCTATACTGAAGTAATGCAAGAAGTCCAAGAGTTCACTCAGTACGTACTTAACAGCGAACCTGTTGAGTTTAATGTAAGTGGTCATGGCTTTGCATGGTGGCGAGAAATATTAGAGCTAAACCAAACGGACGTATTAAGAAAAACGCAGGTGCCTGTTTTACTTGTTCAAGCTGAAAAAGACAGCAGCGTCTCCGTGAAATCGGCATTGGAGCAATTTAACCTTCTTAAAAAGGAAGGGAAATCTAATATTGAATACCTTTCGCTTGCAGGGCTGGACCACGCTTTTAATGATAAGGATGGGCAAAGCCAAGTGCCAACGGTCATTAAAGATGTTCAACATTGGTTGGAGTCTGATAAACCAAAATAA
- a CDS encoding YbaK/EbsC family protein — MENKPISSGVERVKQHLENHGGHFDVLTLPDSTHTAKDAANAIGCNVEQIAKSLVFVDKLSEQPIMIIASGTNIVSLDKVEEATGFVLGKATAKQVKTFTGFSIGGVSPIAHIQPIITVLDEDLKQYSEIWAAAGSPNSVFKLQSEQLQSLTQGSWLSLCQ, encoded by the coding sequence ATGGAAAACAAGCCGATAAGCTCAGGCGTAGAAAGAGTCAAACAGCATTTGGAAAACCACGGAGGGCATTTCGATGTGTTAACCCTCCCCGATTCTACCCACACGGCAAAAGATGCAGCTAATGCCATTGGCTGCAACGTTGAACAAATAGCCAAATCTTTGGTGTTTGTCGATAAGCTTTCAGAACAACCCATAATGATCATCGCATCGGGTACGAATATTGTCAGCTTAGACAAAGTGGAAGAAGCAACTGGATTTGTTCTTGGCAAAGCCACGGCAAAACAGGTTAAGACCTTTACTGGCTTTTCTATTGGTGGCGTTTCCCCCATCGCCCATATTCAACCCATCATTACTGTGCTGGACGAAGACTTAAAACAATACTCTGAAATATGGGCAGCAGCGGGTTCACCAAATTCCGTATTCAAGCTCCAATCTGAACAGCTTCAGTCTTTAACGCAAGGCAGTTGGTTGAGCCTTTGCCAATAG
- a CDS encoding DEAD/DEAH box helicase — protein MENPLQFKDLGLDNRLLKNLKHYDFKQATDIQRQSIPVVIAGKDLLASSKTGSGKTLAFVLPLLHKALKTKAFSAKDPRGVILAPTRELAKQVYGELRAMLGGLSYDATLILGGENFNDQVKALRKYPKFIVATPGRLADHLEHRSMFLDGVDTLILDEADRMLDLGFAPELRRIHNAAKHRRRQTLMFSATLDHAEVNDIASEMLNAPKRISVGSANEEHKDITQTFYLCDHLDHKEAIMNRILEESEYRQVIIFTATRADTERLTKELNEKSLKAMALSGNLNQTQRNNIMSQFERHVFKILVTTDVASRGLDIASVTHVINFDMPKHTEEYVHRVGRTGRAGNKGNAVSLVGPKDWDSFKRVENFLQQDLSFSVLEGLEGKFKGIKPRKPDYRKNAGDAKKKRKPQAKKGAKKPAKRDKTFLTNVAVGDQVFMPKKKKPQPPSDD, from the coding sequence TTGGAGAATCCTTTGCAATTTAAAGACTTAGGGCTAGATAACCGCTTATTGAAAAACCTGAAGCATTACGACTTCAAGCAAGCAACTGATATTCAACGTCAATCCATTCCCGTTGTTATTGCAGGTAAAGACCTGTTGGCATCGTCTAAAACCGGATCGGGTAAGACGTTAGCATTCGTATTACCGTTGCTTCATAAAGCGCTTAAAACCAAAGCTTTCTCTGCGAAAGATCCAAGAGGGGTCATTTTGGCGCCAACTCGTGAGCTTGCAAAGCAGGTGTACGGTGAACTTCGCGCCATGTTAGGTGGTTTATCTTATGATGCGACTCTTATTTTGGGTGGTGAAAACTTTAACGATCAGGTTAAAGCACTTCGTAAATACCCTAAATTCATTGTCGCGACGCCAGGACGTTTGGCCGACCACCTTGAGCATCGTTCTATGTTTCTCGATGGCGTGGATACGCTGATTCTTGATGAAGCAGACAGAATGCTGGATTTGGGTTTTGCTCCAGAGCTTCGCCGAATTCACAATGCAGCGAAACATCGCCGTCGTCAGACGCTCATGTTTTCAGCGACGCTGGATCATGCGGAAGTGAACGACATTGCTTCTGAAATGCTGAATGCACCAAAACGCATTTCTGTTGGCAGCGCGAACGAAGAACACAAAGACATTACGCAAACTTTCTATCTTTGTGATCACCTTGATCACAAAGAAGCGATCATGAATCGCATCTTGGAAGAGTCTGAGTACCGCCAGGTCATCATCTTCACAGCAACTCGCGCGGATACTGAGCGCTTAACCAAAGAGTTGAACGAAAAGAGCCTGAAGGCCATGGCGTTGAGCGGCAATTTAAACCAGACGCAGCGCAACAACATCATGAGCCAATTTGAGCGCCATGTGTTTAAAATATTGGTGACCACCGACGTCGCCTCTCGCGGGCTCGACATTGCGAGCGTGACTCACGTGATTAACTTCGATATGCCAAAGCATACTGAAGAATACGTGCACCGTGTGGGCCGTACTGGACGAGCAGGTAACAAAGGAAATGCCGTGTCGCTTGTTGGTCCTAAAGATTGGGATAGCTTTAAGCGAGTCGAGAATTTCTTACAACAAGACCTTTCTTTCTCTGTGTTGGAAGGCCTTGAAGGTAAATTCAAAGGCATCAAACCACGTAAGCCTGATTATCGCAAAAACGCAGGTGATGCGAAGAAGAAGCGCAAGCCACAAGCGAAGAAAGGCGCTAAGAAGCCAGCCAAGCGTGATAAAACTTTCCTCACAAATGTGGCGGTTGGTGATCAGGTATTTATGCCGAAGAAGAAAAAGCCACAGCCGCCTAGCGACGATTAA
- a CDS encoding Lpp/OprI family alanine-zipper lipoprotein, with translation MNSKLLLAAGISSVLFLAGCSGAPDTASSKLDELTNQVQQLSQQVSSLQSSQEKASMKAEEAASAANGAKSAAMSAQQEAARANSRIDNIAQSYTK, from the coding sequence ATGAACAGCAAATTACTTTTAGCAGCGGGTATTTCTTCAGTTCTGTTTTTGGCAGGTTGTTCTGGCGCGCCAGACACAGCTTCCAGTAAACTGGATGAGCTAACTAATCAGGTTCAGCAGCTCAGTCAGCAAGTTTCTTCGCTTCAATCTTCTCAAGAAAAAGCGAGCATGAAAGCAGAAGAAGCAGCTTCAGCAGCGAATGGTGCTAAGAGCGCTGCGATGTCGGCTCAACAAGAAGCGGCACGTGCAAACAGCCGTATCGATAACATCGCGCAGTCTTATACTAAGTAA
- a CDS encoding L,D-transpeptidase family protein, translated as MKKAVVGVWLVSLVASSVSAATFPLPIEGSNIAGTVQRHVVQEGETFALIAKQYDVGFLSLMAANKGYDPFLPPEGSVLTIPTHFILPDTPRKGIVINLPELRLYYYPKGEDIVHVFPVGIGRVGRDTPEMVTRISSKIPNPTWTPPKSIRKEYAEKGISLPRVVPAGPENPLGDYAMRLAYGSGEYLIHGTNKDFGIGLRVSAGCIRMEPKDIEWLFKQANKGEQVRIINQPIKMSLEPDRSVFIEVHEPLTNSKGVQARLELPMELGWWMDEFNISDAKAKAAVQVQNGVPIEIATP; from the coding sequence ATGAAGAAAGCGGTCGTTGGTGTTTGGTTGGTATCCTTGGTTGCATCGTCGGTTTCGGCAGCAACATTTCCGTTGCCTATTGAAGGCAGCAATATAGCAGGGACCGTGCAGCGACATGTGGTTCAAGAAGGAGAAACCTTCGCCCTAATCGCTAAACAATACGATGTTGGTTTTCTTTCACTTATGGCTGCCAATAAAGGGTACGACCCATTCCTTCCTCCTGAAGGATCCGTGTTAACTATTCCTACTCACTTTATTCTTCCGGATACGCCTAGAAAGGGCATTGTTATCAATTTGCCAGAGCTGCGATTGTATTATTACCCTAAAGGCGAAGACATTGTTCACGTGTTCCCTGTAGGGATTGGCCGGGTTGGGCGAGATACGCCTGAGATGGTAACGCGAATTTCGAGCAAAATTCCAAACCCAACATGGACTCCCCCTAAATCCATCCGCAAAGAATACGCAGAAAAAGGCATCAGCTTGCCACGAGTGGTTCCCGCAGGACCAGAAAACCCTTTAGGCGACTATGCCATGCGTTTGGCGTATGGATCTGGAGAATATCTGATTCACGGAACCAACAAAGACTTTGGCATTGGGTTGCGTGTCAGCGCGGGCTGTATCCGAATGGAGCCTAAAGACATCGAATGGCTGTTTAAACAAGCGAACAAAGGTGAACAGGTAAGGATCATTAATCAACCAATCAAAATGTCGCTGGAACCGGACAGAAGTGTGTTTATTGAAGTGCATGAGCCACTAACCAACAGCAAAGGCGTTCAAGCAAGGTTAGAGTTGCCAATGGAACTTGGCTGGTGGATGGATGAGTTTAATATTTCAGATGCAAAAGCGAAGGCCGCGGTTCAAGTACAAAATGGCGTGCCAATCGAAATTGCCACGCCATAA
- a CDS encoding cryptochrome/photolyase family protein, giving the protein MQLVWFRRDLRTLDNTALSQAIATGQPVIALYIATPQQWESHHMAPIQADLIYRRLYELQRELHELNVPLVYAEVSTFAEQADLISKLLTYDKIQGLHANIEYEWNEKQRDSSIESQCPPSKNVHLYHDKCVLPPRSVLNKKGEYFKVFTPFKRAWLNQVSLAGVSVFPRLKKGNDEVPEVTFLQPLVSQFNSKCHFSYPRADSNQYDVCTEALIHQLRDFCAESPHSSHNALSSQNALSTEKNALRHTKSVDRYKEDRDFPFIEGTSKLSPYLALGFLSVRQCVARLTYQQSMDDLNEGEQIWLSELVWREFYQHLLDFEPKLSKGLPFIDWAIDLEWHNDKDWFERWKNGTTGYPIVDAAMRQLNSTGWMHNRLRMIVASFLTKDLLIDWRWGEDYFLSKLADGDYAANNGGWQWSASTGCDGQPYFRIFNPISQGEKFDTQGDFVRQWIPELKQVPSKYIHQPWMWSESHTLNYPERVVDHKTQRELALSMYKKAKG; this is encoded by the coding sequence ATGCAATTGGTTTGGTTTCGTCGTGATTTAAGAACATTGGATAACACCGCACTCTCACAAGCAATAGCAACCGGACAGCCTGTCATTGCACTGTATATCGCGACACCGCAGCAATGGGAATCCCACCATATGGCGCCCATTCAAGCGGATCTGATTTATCGGCGTTTGTATGAATTGCAGCGAGAATTACACGAGTTAAATGTCCCCTTGGTTTATGCCGAGGTGTCGACCTTTGCGGAGCAAGCCGATTTAATATCTAAGCTACTTACTTACGACAAAATTCAAGGCTTACACGCCAATATTGAATATGAATGGAACGAAAAGCAGCGAGATTCGTCCATTGAAAGCCAGTGTCCACCATCAAAAAACGTTCATCTCTATCACGACAAATGTGTCCTACCTCCGCGAAGTGTTCTCAACAAAAAAGGTGAGTATTTCAAAGTCTTCACGCCATTTAAGCGAGCGTGGCTAAATCAGGTTTCTCTGGCTGGTGTTTCTGTCTTTCCACGTTTAAAAAAGGGCAACGATGAGGTGCCGGAAGTGACGTTTCTTCAGCCACTGGTTAGCCAATTCAATTCTAAGTGCCATTTCAGTTATCCTCGGGCGGACAGCAATCAATATGATGTTTGTACGGAAGCACTGATTCATCAGCTTCGTGATTTTTGTGCAGAAAGTCCTCACAGTTCTCACAATGCCTTAAGTTCGCAAAATGCTCTCAGTACAGAAAAAAACGCGCTTCGTCATACAAAAAGCGTTGATCGCTATAAAGAAGATCGAGACTTTCCTTTTATAGAAGGGACAAGCAAGTTGTCACCCTATCTGGCGCTCGGCTTTCTTTCTGTTAGGCAGTGCGTCGCTCGTTTGACTTACCAGCAAAGTATGGACGACCTCAATGAAGGTGAACAAATTTGGCTGAGTGAATTAGTGTGGCGAGAGTTTTATCAACATTTGCTCGATTTTGAACCAAAATTGAGCAAAGGCTTACCGTTTATTGACTGGGCGATTGATCTTGAGTGGCACAATGACAAGGATTGGTTCGAACGTTGGAAAAATGGCACAACAGGGTATCCGATTGTCGATGCAGCAATGAGGCAGCTCAATTCTACTGGCTGGATGCATAATCGGCTAAGAATGATTGTGGCGAGCTTTCTAACCAAAGACTTGTTGATTGATTGGCGCTGGGGTGAAGACTATTTTCTGTCAAAACTTGCAGACGGAGACTACGCGGCAAACAACGGGGGCTGGCAATGGTCGGCTTCAACAGGGTGTGATGGGCAGCCGTACTTTCGAATTTTTAACCCGATATCTCAGGGAGAAAAGTTTGATACTCAAGGCGACTTTGTGCGCCAGTGGATTCCGGAATTAAAACAGGTGCCATCGAAATACATACATCAACCTTGGATGTGGTCAGAAAGCCATACGCTAAATTATCCTGAGCGTGTTGTTGACCATAAAACTCAGCGCGAGCTGGCATTGAGTATGTATAAGAAAGCAAAAGGTTAA
- a CDS encoding MerR family transcriptional regulator, producing MKDLNQENPRFAIREVSEMTGIKPVTLRAWQRRYGLIQPKRTQKGHRLFSEKDIDDIREIQGWLNKGVPIGKVKELIRGGSKSDLAEPSEESLKEVDSLLECIAKMDAQKGDKILSALFKEYPTQHIVNKVIYPVQEALDSVKGTQRSLQVSLFRSLVMAVSNRIIESENKFLQSEKVSQNKKALLVSFDTPGSVDTRIHALLLSDSGNRVTMLEGVEDVSGLPEMVNSESVSQVYFHCSKNISSKTAGDIKSFAALDAYEVGYSPLIQQVYFNQIEE from the coding sequence ATGAAAGATCTTAATCAGGAAAACCCTCGATTTGCTATTCGAGAGGTCTCTGAGATGACTGGAATCAAACCCGTTACGCTGCGCGCATGGCAAAGGCGTTACGGTTTGATTCAACCCAAACGAACTCAAAAGGGTCATCGTCTTTTTTCCGAAAAGGACATCGATGACATCCGTGAAATTCAGGGGTGGCTCAACAAAGGGGTCCCTATTGGGAAGGTGAAAGAGTTAATCCGCGGCGGTTCGAAATCGGATCTCGCTGAACCGAGTGAAGAATCGTTGAAAGAAGTGGATTCTCTGCTCGAGTGCATTGCCAAGATGGATGCTCAGAAGGGCGATAAAATTCTCTCCGCTTTATTTAAGGAGTACCCCACTCAGCACATTGTGAATAAGGTTATTTACCCTGTTCAAGAAGCCTTGGATTCCGTAAAAGGGACGCAGCGTTCCCTTCAAGTCTCTCTGTTTCGCTCTTTAGTTATGGCGGTATCTAACCGGATCATTGAATCGGAAAACAAGTTTCTACAGAGCGAGAAAGTATCTCAAAACAAAAAAGCGTTACTTGTGAGCTTTGATACCCCCGGAAGTGTGGACACTCGAATTCATGCACTTTTGCTTTCAGACAGCGGAAACCGCGTCACTATGCTGGAAGGCGTTGAAGACGTGAGTGGGTTACCTGAAATGGTGAACTCAGAATCTGTTTCTCAAGTTTACTTTCATTGCAGTAAAAACATCAGCAGTAAGACGGCTGGAGACATTAAGTCCTTCGCAGCATTAGATGCGTATGAAGTGGGGTATTCTCCGCTTATCCAGCAAGTGTATTTCAATCAGATAGAAGAATAA